In the genome of Nocardiopsis composta, one region contains:
- a CDS encoding DUF4177 domain-containing protein, producing MPTCKLRMKGFDYEQIERDLDELGGQGWETVGSIAPSFGPGQAIEIGVVLKRPRTW from the coding sequence GTGCCGACCTGCAAGCTCCGGATGAAGGGCTTCGACTACGAGCAGATCGAGCGCGACCTCGACGAGCTTGGCGGCCAGGGCTGGGAGACGGTCGGCTCCATCGCCCCGAGCTTCGGTCCGGGGCAGGCGATCGAGATCGGTGTCGTCTTGAAGCGGCCGCGGACCTGGTAG
- a CDS encoding TetR/AcrR family transcriptional regulator — protein MSTARQDLLERVVAWFAEHGVGDTSLRTLAAGLGTSHRMLHYHFGSREALLGAVLERVERAERDILAELLAAVDDPFEAGLAFWRHMADTAQIFAPLYFELSGHAMLGRPYTASWRAWLAAGWVEALARLFLEAGAEPAHAGALARISLAQARGLLFELALSGDRPAADAAMEHFVRMLRAELDRGGPPGAER, from the coding sequence ATGAGCACCGCCCGCCAGGACCTGCTGGAGCGGGTCGTCGCCTGGTTCGCCGAGCACGGCGTCGGCGACACCAGCCTGCGGACGCTCGCGGCCGGGCTGGGCACCAGCCACCGCATGCTGCACTACCACTTCGGCTCCCGGGAGGCCCTGCTCGGCGCGGTGCTCGAGCGGGTCGAGCGCGCCGAGCGCGACATCCTGGCCGAACTCCTCGCCGCCGTGGACGACCCCTTCGAGGCCGGCCTGGCCTTCTGGAGGCACATGGCGGACACCGCGCAGATCTTCGCGCCCCTGTACTTCGAGCTGTCCGGCCACGCCATGCTCGGCCGCCCCTACACGGCGTCCTGGCGCGCGTGGCTGGCCGCCGGCTGGGTGGAGGCGCTGGCCAGGCTGTTCCTGGAGGCGGGGGCGGAGCCCGCGCACGCCGGCGCGCTGGCCCGGATCTCGCTCGCGCAGGCGCGCGGGCTCCTGTTCGAACTCGCGCTCTCCGGGGACAGGCCGGCCGCCGACGCGGCCATGGAGCACTTCGTGCGGATGCTCCGGGCGGAGCTGGACCGGGGCGGACCGCCCGGCGCGGAGCGGTGA
- a CDS encoding enoyl-CoA hydratase-related protein — protein MAPALTSRDGVFVLDLGADENRFTPEWIAAVDAHLDTAEKGAPAALVTTGGGRFYSNGLDLERLGAHLEEYDSYLGRVEGLVARLLTFPMPTVAALPGHAFGFGALLALAHDFRIMREDRGYFCLPEVDLGLPFRPGMVALLRAELPPQTVVEATTTGRRYGGAEALDARIVQATGGLEALTGTAVAHAAGLLGKDGPTVGGIKRELFRDAVALLGGGAR, from the coding sequence ATGGCACCAGCACTGACCAGCCGGGACGGGGTCTTCGTCCTCGACCTCGGCGCCGACGAGAACAGGTTCACGCCGGAGTGGATCGCCGCGGTCGACGCCCACCTGGACACCGCCGAGAAGGGCGCCCCCGCCGCGCTGGTCACCACCGGAGGCGGCAGGTTCTACAGCAACGGCCTGGACCTCGAACGGCTCGGCGCCCACCTGGAGGAGTACGACTCCTACCTCGGGCGGGTGGAGGGCCTCGTCGCCCGGCTGCTCACCTTCCCGATGCCCACGGTCGCGGCCCTGCCGGGCCACGCCTTCGGCTTCGGCGCGCTGCTCGCCCTCGCGCACGACTTCCGGATCATGCGGGAGGACCGCGGGTACTTCTGCCTCCCGGAGGTCGACCTGGGACTGCCCTTCAGGCCCGGCATGGTCGCCCTGCTCCGGGCCGAACTGCCCCCGCAGACGGTCGTCGAGGCGACCACGACCGGGCGCCGCTACGGCGGCGCGGAGGCGCTGGACGCGCGGATCGTGCAGGCGACCGGCGGTCTCGAAGCGCTCACCGGAACCGCGGTCGCGCACGCCGCCGGGCTGCTCGGCAAGGACGGGCCGACGGTCGGGGGCATCAAGCGGGAGCTGTTCCGCGACGCCGTCGCGCTCCTCGGAGGCGGTGCGCGATGA
- a CDS encoding SRPBCC family protein: protein MITATRRTGADPASVWRVMGALDRWAEMLPTIDEISRVGEEGPIAVGTRFRVRQPGLAPAVYRVTEWRPNEGFTWESRVAGVRTTAVHLLRADGAGTEIRVGIGWTGPGARLVRALFTRKARAFLAKEAETLARLAR from the coding sequence ATGATCACCGCGACGAGGAGGACCGGGGCCGACCCCGCGTCGGTCTGGCGGGTGATGGGCGCGCTCGACCGGTGGGCGGAGATGCTGCCGACCATCGACGAGATCTCCCGGGTCGGAGAGGAGGGCCCCATCGCCGTCGGCACCCGGTTCCGGGTGCGCCAGCCGGGGCTGGCGCCCGCCGTCTACCGGGTCACCGAGTGGCGGCCGAACGAGGGGTTCACCTGGGAGTCCCGGGTGGCGGGGGTGCGGACCACCGCCGTCCACCTGCTCCGCGCCGACGGGGCGGGCACCGAGATCCGGGTGGGGATCGGATGGACCGGCCCCGGCGCCCGGCTCGTGCGCGCCCTCTTCACCCGCAAGGCCCGCGCCTTCCTCGCCAAGGAGGCCGAGACCCTGGCCCGCCTGGCACGCTGA
- a CDS encoding DUF3592 domain-containing protein has translation MPPEAAAVPPGTALTTPYHPVVVYRTADGRTMRERGSMGSNPPRFTPGQEVEVSYLPGSPERIRIEGEGPITLIVLFSGFSLVFLAIAAVIAITRP, from the coding sequence GTGCCCCCGGAAGCGGCGGCAGTACCTCCGGGAACCGCACTTACCACCCCTTACCACCCCGTCGTGGTCTACCGCACGGCCGACGGCCGCACCATGCGAGAACGCGGATCGATGGGCAGCAACCCGCCTCGCTTCACCCCCGGCCAGGAGGTCGAGGTGAGCTACCTTCCGGGGTCCCCCGAACGCATCCGTATCGAGGGTGAGGGGCCGATCACCCTCATCGTGCTCTTCAGCGGTTTCAGCCTGGTCTTTCTCGCCATCGCCGCGGTGATCGCCATCACCAGGCCCTGA
- a CDS encoding CPBP family intramembrane glutamic endopeptidase — protein sequence MTETTDPGGAGAVRAGRLWPAAGAALFIGAGAVLWATGSTDVRLSADGGAPHPLWRILLPVALAMAAARLLPPVAPDGADRPIRAALRGRRTGAEAVALLACLAGFVAAGSGPGVLEVAYGLLYPVFKVVFLLAVPLLLLRLLDTGRDRGGPGLMAVAVRPRRPWQWAGLAAGAGYLWLAVFSPLARPGPSAEELPPLAFAVAGALPTLFTASVLEEVFFRVRLQTRLEALLGRWAGIALASAAYGVMHIVSHRAFGDLTHDLAAAVAVQGGMGLMLGYLWSRYRNAWTVIAVHAGINGLPMAALLAPG from the coding sequence ATGACCGAGACGACGGACCCCGGGGGCGCCGGGGCGGTGCGGGCCGGCCGCCTCTGGCCGGCCGCGGGCGCGGCGCTGTTCATCGGGGCCGGAGCGGTCCTGTGGGCGACGGGCAGCACGGACGTCCGGCTGTCCGCCGACGGGGGCGCCCCGCACCCGCTGTGGCGGATCCTGCTGCCCGTGGCCCTCGCCATGGCGGCCGCCAGGCTCCTTCCGCCGGTGGCACCGGACGGCGCCGACCGGCCGATCCGCGCGGCGCTGCGCGGCCGCAGGACCGGGGCCGAGGCAGTGGCGCTGCTCGCCTGCCTGGCCGGGTTCGTCGCGGCGGGATCGGGCCCGGGAGTGCTGGAGGTCGCGTACGGCCTCCTCTACCCCGTGTTCAAGGTCGTGTTCCTCCTCGCCGTCCCGCTGCTCCTGCTGCGGCTCCTGGACACCGGGCGCGACCGCGGCGGGCCCGGCCTGATGGCGGTCGCCGTCCGCCCGCGGCGGCCATGGCAGTGGGCCGGGCTCGCCGCCGGGGCCGGTTACCTGTGGCTGGCGGTCTTCAGCCCGCTCGCCCGGCCGGGCCCCTCCGCCGAGGAGCTGCCGCCGCTCGCGTTCGCCGTGGCGGGGGCCTTGCCCACCCTGTTCACGGCGAGCGTGCTGGAAGAGGTCTTCTTCCGGGTGCGGCTGCAGACGCGGCTGGAGGCGCTGCTGGGCCGGTGGGCGGGGATCGCTCTCGCCTCCGCCGCGTACGGGGTGATGCACATCGTGAGCCACCGCGCCTTCGGCGACCTCACCCACGACCTGGCCGCGGCCGTGGCGGTGCAGGGGGGCATGGGGCTGATGCTGGGCTACCTGTGGTCGAGGTACCGCAACGCGTGGACGGTCATCGCCGTGCACGCGGGGATCAACGGGCTCCCGATGGCGGCGCTGCTCGCCCCGGGGTGA
- the rox gene encoding rifampin monooxygenase has translation MIDVIIAGGGPTGSMLAAELRLHGVRTVVLEKEAEPPDFVRSLGLHARSVEVMDQRGLLERFLAHGEKYPIKGFFAGIPKPAPERLDTAHAYTLGIPQPVTDRLLAERAAELGAEIRRGRELVGLDQDGDGVTAELADGTRLRSRYLVGCDGGRSTVRKLLGVGFPGEPSRNETLLGEMDATAPEEEMAAATAEARKTQLRFGIGPLKGGGYRVVVPAERVAEDRAVRPTLDEFKEQLKKIAGTDFGVHSPRWLSRFGDATRMADRYRVGRVLLAGDAAHVHPPVGGQGLNLGVQDAFNLGWKLAGEVAGWAPDGLLDSYQAERRPVAADVLDNTRAQMELMSTEPGARAVRRLVSELMDFGEVNRYLTEKIIAVGIRYDFGGGHELLGRRMRDIELKRGRLYGLMHGGRGLLLDRTGRLSAAGWEDRVDHVVDGGEELDVPAVLLRPDGHVAWVGEDQQDLLARLPEWFGAPAG, from the coding sequence ATGATCGACGTGATCATCGCCGGCGGCGGACCGACCGGCTCGATGCTCGCCGCCGAGCTGAGGCTGCACGGCGTGCGCACGGTCGTGCTGGAGAAGGAGGCGGAGCCGCCCGACTTCGTCCGCTCACTCGGCCTGCACGCGCGCAGCGTCGAGGTGATGGACCAGCGCGGCCTGCTGGAGCGGTTCCTCGCGCACGGCGAGAAGTACCCGATCAAAGGTTTCTTCGCGGGCATCCCCAAGCCCGCTCCCGAGCGGCTGGACACCGCGCACGCCTACACTCTCGGCATCCCGCAGCCCGTCACCGACCGCCTGCTGGCCGAGCGCGCCGCCGAGCTCGGCGCCGAGATCCGGCGCGGCCGCGAACTGGTCGGGCTGGACCAGGACGGGGACGGGGTGACCGCCGAGCTGGCCGACGGCACCCGGCTGCGCTCGCGCTACCTGGTCGGCTGCGACGGCGGCCGCAGCACGGTGCGCAAGCTGCTCGGTGTCGGCTTCCCCGGTGAACCCAGCAGGAACGAGACCCTGCTCGGCGAGATGGACGCGACCGCGCCGGAGGAGGAGATGGCCGCCGCGACGGCCGAGGCCCGCAAGACCCAGCTGCGGTTCGGCATCGGCCCCCTCAAGGGCGGGGGGTACCGCGTGGTGGTGCCCGCCGAGAGGGTCGCCGAGGACCGCGCGGTCCGGCCGACCCTCGACGAGTTCAAAGAGCAGCTGAAGAAGATCGCCGGCACCGATTTCGGCGTGCACTCGCCGCGCTGGCTCTCCCGGTTCGGCGACGCCACCCGGATGGCCGACCGCTACCGGGTCGGCCGGGTGCTGCTGGCCGGCGACGCGGCGCACGTCCACCCGCCGGTCGGCGGGCAAGGGCTCAACCTCGGCGTCCAGGACGCGTTCAACCTCGGCTGGAAACTGGCCGGCGAGGTGGCCGGCTGGGCTCCGGACGGGCTGCTCGACAGCTACCAGGCCGAGCGGCGCCCGGTCGCCGCCGACGTGCTGGACAACACCCGCGCGCAGATGGAGCTGATGTCCACCGAGCCGGGCGCGCGGGCGGTGCGCCGGCTGGTGTCGGAGCTGATGGACTTCGGGGAGGTGAACCGGTACCTGACCGAGAAGATCATCGCGGTCGGGATCCGCTACGACTTCGGCGGGGGCCACGAGCTGCTCGGCAGGCGGATGCGCGACATCGAGCTGAAGCGGGGCCGGCTCTACGGGCTGATGCACGGCGGCCGCGGCCTGCTCCTCGACCGGACCGGGCGGCTCTCGGCGGCGGGCTGGGAGGACCGGGTCGACCACGTCGTCGACGGCGGCGAGGAACTGGACGTGCCCGCCGTGCTGCTCCGGCCGGACGGCCACGTCGCGTGGGTCGGCGAGGACCAGCAGGACCTGCTCGCCCGGCTGCCGGAGTGGTTCGGCGCCCCCGCCGGCTGA
- a CDS encoding LLM class flavin-dependent oxidoreductase, with protein MGVPPPGNTGPTASSRPGTRSITPHPDPGAGGFAGAFVRDHAARPHRPDLEVGEPRTAPAVMALRTGRIVLGSRVTPPARRRPHDLARQAVSVDRLSGGRPVLGVGPGADTGGELAALGEEGDPRTRAGMLDEALEVLCRLWSGERVEHRGRHYRVDGLRFVPRPVQRPRIPVWGAAQAVKGAPLRRAARFDGLRPEASPGHLARMLEVVGGHRGGPDGCDVAVCGRPGEAPEPCRRAGATWWLLRLTEVTAVREASPSSRSTGPARRS; from the coding sequence ATGGGCGTGCCCCCGCCGGGGAACACCGGTCCGACCGCCTCGTCCCGGCCCGGAACGCGGTCGATCACGCCGCATCCGGACCCCGGAGCCGGCGGGTTCGCCGGGGCGTTCGTCCGGGACCACGCCGCCCGCCCGCACCGCCCCGATCTGGAGGTCGGTGAACCGCGGACCGCACCGGCGGTCATGGCCCTGCGCACCGGACGCATCGTGCTGGGCAGCCGGGTCACCCCGCCGGCCCGGCGCCGCCCGCACGACCTGGCCCGCCAGGCGGTCTCGGTCGACCGCCTCAGCGGCGGCCGGCCGGTGCTCGGCGTCGGGCCGGGCGCCGACACCGGCGGTGAACTGGCCGCCCTGGGGGAGGAGGGCGACCCGCGCACCCGGGCCGGGATGCTCGACGAGGCCCTGGAAGTGCTCTGCCGGCTGTGGAGCGGCGAGCGGGTCGAGCACCGGGGGCGGCACTACCGGGTGGACGGGCTGCGCTTCGTGCCCCGGCCGGTGCAGCGGCCCCGGATTCCGGTGTGGGGGGCGGCCCAGGCGGTGAAGGGGGCGCCGCTGCGCAGGGCGGCCCGGTTCGACGGCCTGCGTCCGGAGGCCTCTCCCGGGCACCTGGCCCGGATGCTCGAGGTCGTCGGCGGGCACCGGGGCGGCCCGGACGGCTGCGACGTCGCCGTGTGCGGCAGGCCGGGGGAGGCCCCCGAGCCCTGCCGCAGGGCCGGTGCCACCTGGTGGCTGCTCCGGCTCACCGAGGTCACGGCGGTCCGGGAGGCGTCGCCCTCATCGAGGAGTACGGGGCCCGCGCGGCGGTCTTGA
- a CDS encoding TetR/AcrR family transcriptional regulator — MDTTTDRARVLDAADTLFYAHGIQAVGMDRIRDAAQVPLKRLYRAFPSKAALVEAYLRRRDAQGRAALREYTDGFPDPKARILAVFDWLHGWYGQPEFRGCAFTNIYGELGEDSDPVYRAVRDHMDAVRDHLHALAADTASPDPRALAHQLHILLAGATSLAAIHHTPDPALQARATARALLDALPEAPAPASRPEGPAPSTAKGR, encoded by the coding sequence ATGGACACCACCACCGATCGCGCACGGGTACTGGACGCCGCCGACACCCTGTTCTACGCCCACGGCATCCAGGCGGTCGGCATGGACCGCATCCGCGACGCCGCCCAGGTCCCGCTCAAGCGCCTCTACCGGGCCTTCCCGTCCAAGGCCGCCCTGGTCGAGGCCTACCTGCGCCGACGCGACGCCCAGGGGCGCGCCGCGCTGCGCGAGTACACCGACGGCTTCCCCGACCCCAAGGCGCGCATCCTCGCGGTGTTCGACTGGCTGCACGGGTGGTACGGGCAGCCGGAATTCCGCGGGTGCGCGTTCACCAACATCTACGGCGAACTGGGCGAGGACTCCGATCCGGTCTACCGGGCCGTGCGCGACCACATGGACGCCGTCCGCGACCACCTGCACGCCCTGGCCGCCGACACCGCGTCGCCCGACCCCCGCGCCCTCGCCCACCAGCTGCACATCCTCCTGGCCGGCGCCACCTCCCTGGCCGCCATCCACCACACCCCCGACCCCGCGCTGCAGGCCCGCGCCACCGCCCGGGCCCTCCTGGACGCCCTGCCCGAGGCCCCGGCGCCGGCCTCCCGGCCGGAGGGTCCGGCACCGTCGACGGCGAAAGGGCGCTGA
- a CDS encoding aromatic-ring hydroxylase C-terminal domain-containing protein, protein MFLLGGAAHVDTAGGQGLNLGIQDAVNLGWKLAAEIRGEATDGLLDTYDAERRPAAERVTVYAQAPAALLAPGSEVTALRELFGELLADRSTLQRIADLTAGTDLRYGMGAADPHPLVGRCAPDIAVSTPHGPTRLGELARTGRPLLLDLTDGGAAAEALSDLRSRVDLVPARAGSPAPAGTVLLVRPDSYVAWASSAPRPGPEGPAGLRAAAERWFGAPAERAG, encoded by the coding sequence GTGTTCCTCCTCGGCGGCGCCGCGCACGTGGACACCGCCGGCGGCCAGGGGCTCAACCTCGGCATACAGGACGCGGTCAACCTCGGCTGGAAGCTCGCCGCCGAGATCCGCGGCGAGGCGACCGACGGACTGCTCGACACCTACGACGCGGAGCGCCGGCCGGCCGCCGAGCGGGTCACCGTGTACGCCCAGGCGCCGGCCGCCCTGCTCGCACCGGGCAGCGAGGTCACCGCGCTGCGCGAGCTCTTCGGCGAGCTGCTCGCCGACCGGAGCACACTGCAGCGCATCGCCGACCTCACCGCCGGCACCGACCTCCGCTACGGCATGGGCGCGGCCGACCCGCACCCGCTGGTCGGCCGGTGCGCCCCCGATATCGCCGTGTCCACGCCGCACGGGCCGACCCGGCTCGGCGAACTGGCCCGCACCGGCCGCCCGCTGCTCCTCGACCTCACCGACGGCGGTGCGGCCGCCGAGGCCCTGTCCGACCTGCGGAGCCGGGTGGACCTCGTCCCGGCGCGGGCCGGCTCCCCCGCCCCCGCCGGCACCGTCCTCCTGGTGCGCCCGGACTCCTACGTCGCCTGGGCGTCCTCCGCGCCCCGCCCCGGCCCGGAGGGGCCGGCCGGGCTGCGCGCCGCCGCCGAGCGCTGGTTCGGCGCCCCGGCGGAGCGCGCCGGGTGA
- a CDS encoding TetR/AcrR family transcriptional regulator yields MPTSPRGAGGAPSRRPTLTEQARRAQLISVTIDIVAARGHAGCSLQRIADAAGITKGAVIYHFSSKDAVIRAAYESVIGALTERVGAALNRAAGPAAAVDAYVESVIGHMAENPAHVRLLVEALGPENDTGIEDRPESAARWRPLAELITAAVRAGEYRPDVDAEALAIILNGAIDAVVAHGLAEPDYDLSSGTAAVLDMLHRTALRDPGR; encoded by the coding sequence GTGCCCACCAGCCCCCGCGGCGCCGGCGGCGCGCCGAGCCGGCGGCCGACCCTCACCGAGCAGGCCCGGCGCGCCCAGCTGATCTCCGTCACGATCGACATCGTCGCCGCCCGCGGCCACGCCGGCTGCTCCCTGCAGCGCATCGCGGACGCCGCCGGCATCACCAAGGGCGCGGTCATCTACCACTTCTCGTCGAAGGACGCGGTCATCCGCGCCGCCTACGAGTCGGTCATCGGCGCCCTCACCGAGCGGGTCGGGGCCGCGCTGAACCGGGCCGCCGGGCCGGCGGCCGCGGTGGACGCCTACGTCGAGTCGGTGATCGGCCACATGGCGGAGAACCCGGCGCACGTCCGGCTGCTCGTCGAGGCGCTCGGCCCGGAGAACGACACCGGCATCGAGGACCGCCCCGAATCGGCCGCGCGCTGGCGGCCGCTCGCGGAGCTGATCACCGCGGCGGTGCGGGCCGGCGAGTACCGGCCCGACGTGGACGCCGAGGCCCTGGCGATCATCCTCAACGGCGCGATCGACGCGGTCGTGGCGCACGGGCTGGCCGAACCGGACTACGACCTCTCCTCGGGCACCGCGGCCGTCCTCGACATGCTGCACCGCACCGCCCTGCGCGACCCCGGCCGCTGA
- a CDS encoding alpha/beta fold hydrolase, with protein sequence MGGDAAVTEKDRAGPAGAPAPRRRQRWRGLRWAAAVLAVVLLVGWAATRGGSPVGHFTSAEGYDDYTAAYEQAMQDFPEPDATLDVRTDYGVVRMYRFDGAEPDKAPLVLLPGRASGAPMLADNLGPLLEVRTVYTVDLLGEPGASVQSRPITDDEDQARWLHQALSELPGSEVHLFGVSVGGWTAMNLAIRQPDVLASVTLIDPATTFADIPVETVLRSIPASVSWFPESWRDGFNSWSAGGAPVEDVPVADMIESGMRNYALRLPAPSRFPAERIASVDLPVLAIIAGRSVMHDPAEAVRQAEASLSRGTVLTYEDASHAINGEYPEEIAADVADLLAGVE encoded by the coding sequence ATGGGCGGAGACGCGGCGGTCACGGAGAAGGACCGGGCGGGGCCCGCGGGGGCGCCGGCCCCGCGGAGGAGGCAGCGGTGGCGGGGGCTCCGCTGGGCGGCGGCCGTGCTGGCGGTCGTCCTGCTGGTCGGCTGGGCGGCGACGCGGGGCGGATCGCCGGTGGGGCACTTCACCTCCGCCGAGGGCTACGACGACTACACCGCCGCCTACGAGCAGGCGATGCAGGACTTCCCGGAGCCCGACGCGACGCTGGACGTGCGGACCGACTACGGGGTGGTCCGGATGTACCGGTTCGACGGGGCCGAGCCGGACAAGGCCCCGCTGGTGCTGCTGCCGGGCCGGGCATCGGGGGCGCCGATGCTGGCGGACAACCTCGGGCCGCTGCTGGAGGTGCGCACCGTGTACACGGTCGACCTGCTCGGCGAGCCGGGGGCCAGCGTCCAGTCGCGCCCGATCACCGACGACGAGGACCAGGCTCGCTGGCTGCACCAGGCGCTCTCCGAGCTGCCCGGGTCCGAGGTGCACCTGTTCGGCGTCTCGGTCGGCGGCTGGACCGCGATGAACCTGGCGATCAGGCAGCCGGACGTCCTGGCCAGCGTGACACTGATCGACCCCGCGACGACCTTCGCCGACATACCGGTGGAGACGGTGCTGCGGTCCATCCCGGCCTCGGTCTCCTGGTTCCCGGAGAGCTGGCGGGACGGCTTCAACAGCTGGAGCGCGGGCGGCGCGCCGGTGGAGGACGTCCCGGTGGCGGACATGATCGAGTCGGGCATGCGCAACTACGCGCTGCGGCTGCCGGCGCCGAGCCGCTTCCCCGCCGAGCGGATCGCCTCGGTCGACCTGCCGGTGCTGGCGATCATCGCCGGCCGGTCCGTCATGCACGACCCGGCGGAGGCCGTGCGGCAGGCGGAGGCCTCCCTGTCCCGGGGCACCGTGCTGACCTACGAGGACGCCTCGCACGCGATCAACGGCGAGTACCCGGAGGAGATCGCCGCCGACGTCGCGGACCTCCTCGCCGGGGTCGAGTGA
- a CDS encoding class I SAM-dependent methyltransferase: MGEDAITGHYRRAGLEEEILAALRESGLAASVDTLAPVDEFHTGGRRMTASLVDRLDLHPGSRVLDVGCGIGGTARYIAATRGAEVTGIDLTPEYVAAARALTEKAGPAGLVRFDRGDGTDLPYPDGSFDAACAIHTGMNIERKDLLAAGLARVLRAGGRLAVFDIMRTGDGEVGHPTPWAATAATSFLADPRSYRGLLEEAGFEVVHERDWSAAVLDALRRGPERAPAGGAPPLGPHLLMGERAEEKRANVNDAVRRGIVAPVEMIAVAPGP; encoded by the coding sequence ATGGGCGAGGATGCGATCACGGGCCACTACCGCCGGGCCGGCCTGGAGGAGGAGATCCTCGCGGCGCTGCGGGAGAGCGGCCTGGCCGCCTCCGTCGACACCCTCGCCCCGGTCGACGAGTTCCACACCGGCGGGCGCCGGATGACCGCCTCCCTGGTCGACCGGTTGGACCTGCACCCCGGCAGCCGAGTGCTGGACGTGGGGTGCGGCATCGGCGGTACCGCGCGCTACATCGCGGCGACCCGCGGGGCCGAGGTGACGGGGATCGACCTCACACCCGAGTACGTCGCCGCCGCGCGGGCGCTCACCGAGAAGGCCGGGCCGGCCGGCCTGGTCCGGTTCGACCGCGGCGACGGGACGGACCTGCCCTACCCCGACGGGAGCTTCGACGCCGCGTGCGCCATCCACACCGGGATGAACATCGAGCGCAAGGACCTCCTGGCGGCCGGGCTCGCCCGGGTGCTGCGCGCGGGAGGCCGCCTCGCGGTCTTCGACATCATGCGCACCGGGGACGGGGAGGTCGGCCACCCCACCCCCTGGGCGGCCACGGCGGCCACCAGCTTCCTGGCCGACCCCCGGTCCTACCGAGGGCTCCTGGAGGAGGCCGGGTTCGAGGTCGTGCACGAACGGGACTGGAGCGCGGCCGTGCTGGACGCGCTGCGGCGGGGGCCGGAGCGGGCGCCGGCCGGCGGCGCACCGCCCCTCGGGCCGCACCTGCTCATGGGGGAGCGCGCCGAGGAGAAGCGGGCCAACGTCAACGACGCGGTACGGCGGGGGATCGTCGCGCCGGTCGAGATGATCGCCGTCGCCCCGGGGCCGTAG
- a CDS encoding isochorismatase family protein yields the protein MPLPAIEPYPMPRSGDLPENRMSWTVHPDRCVLLVHDMQRYFLGALPDGGEPTTSLLANVAALRSACAERGAPRVYTAQPGSQPPRERGLLRDLWGEGLRDDPAHTAIAEELAPTGEEEVLTKRRYSAFAGTDLEHRIRAMGRDQLVLCGVYAHIGVLMTACDAFMRDIQAFVVADAVADFSADDHAMALSYAARRCAGTVTTAEVLAAFAG from the coding sequence ATGCCGCTGCCCGCGATCGAGCCCTACCCCATGCCCCGCTCGGGCGACCTGCCGGAGAACCGGATGTCCTGGACGGTGCACCCGGACCGCTGCGTGCTGCTCGTGCACGACATGCAGCGCTACTTCCTCGGCGCCCTCCCCGACGGAGGGGAGCCGACGACCAGCCTGCTGGCCAACGTCGCGGCCCTGCGGTCGGCGTGCGCGGAGCGCGGGGCGCCCCGCGTCTACACCGCCCAGCCCGGCTCCCAGCCGCCGCGCGAGCGCGGGCTCCTGCGCGACCTGTGGGGGGAGGGGCTGCGCGACGACCCGGCCCACACCGCGATCGCCGAGGAACTGGCCCCCACCGGGGAGGAGGAGGTGCTGACCAAGCGGCGCTACAGCGCCTTCGCCGGGACCGACCTGGAGCACCGGATCCGCGCCATGGGCCGCGACCAGCTGGTCCTGTGCGGGGTCTACGCCCACATCGGGGTCCTGATGACCGCCTGCGACGCCTTCATGCGCGACATCCAGGCGTTCGTCGTGGCGGACGCGGTGGCCGACTTCTCCGCCGACGACCACGCGATGGCGCTGTCGTACGCGGCCCGCAGATGCGCCGGGACGGTGACGACCGCGGAGGTGCTGGCGGCCTTCGCCGGCTGA